Proteins from one Cryptomeria japonica chromosome 4, Sugi_1.0, whole genome shotgun sequence genomic window:
- the LOC131065317 gene encoding transcription factor bHLH68 isoform X1, protein MESNNLGHQELVDHPGSLLDSSVQMGSFGGVPDSQVWSQDFLMDGAGNDQNMQNNFAPHMNEVLCNSRPLRQDEQQLLNQECDQNHLKKIEEMSGHGPWEMRSQLSSNFQPDDSLNLSNNIAGKQHIPALPNYNLQLLDDRLHNSCTISDMGSWSMSPSSYTHPGIDMSILPPYQPSNVKEEYISMPSYSTSNSSTTFLQGFGPSDSYKINESGLPNMLDSHGNKTIFKSHHLGPMHHDYNIHAAHAFLPPMSSKLSSGLLTFGSNNCLSMPVMDFLNSKPTEIRLHRPHSGYLEGKPKLQNSHQSRAMSLHGTSDSSPEQKRSSSASHESTSDAVFKRPRLEANSSLTTFKVRKEKLGDRITALQQLVSPFGKTDTASVLLEAIGYIKFLQEQVRALSMPYMKTGCSSTAQGDQKGWGSSEQKDSNEARQDLRSRGLCLVPISCTLHVANDNGADYWSPSLGGTYR, encoded by the exons ATGGAATCTAATAACTTGGGTCACCAGGAACTTGTAGATCATCCAGGCTCTTTGCTAGATTCTAGTGTACAGATGGGTTCTTTTGGTGGAGTCCCAGATAGCCAGGTCTGGAGCCAAGATTTTCTCAT GGATGGTGCAGGCAATGATCAAAATATGCAGAACAACTTTGCTCCACATATGAATGAAGTACTGTGTAATTCAAGGCCCTTGAGGCAGGATGAGCAGCAGCTATTGAATCAGGAGTGTGATCAAAATCATCtcaagaaaatagaagaaatgtctGGTCATGGTCCTTGGGAGATGAGGAGCCAACTAAGTTCTAATTTTCAACCAGATGATAGTctgaatttatctaacaacatagcAGGAAAGCAGCACATCCCAGCTCTCCCTAATTACAACTTACAACTTCTTGATGACAGGCTGCATAACAGCTGTACTATATCAGATATGGGAAGTTGGTCAATGTCTCCAAGCTCATACACACACCCTGGGATAGACATGTCAATTTTGCCTCCGTATCAACCTAGTAATGTTAAGGAAGAATACATTTCCATGCCCAGTTACAGCACTTCCAATTCTTCTACCACATTCTTACAAGGATTTGGGCCATCAGACTCTTACAAAATCAATGAATCAGGACTACCCAACATGCTGGATTCTCATGGGAACAAGACAATCTTCAAATCCCACCATCTTGGGCCTATGCATCATGACTATAATATCCATGCAGCCCATGCATTTCTTCCTCCTATGTCGTCAAAGCTTTCTTCTGGTCTTCTCACTTTTGGTAGCAACAACTGCTTGAGCATGCCTGTAATGGATTTTCTCAACTCCAAGCCAACAGAAATCAGGCTTCACAGACCACACTCTGGTTACTTGGAAGGAAAACCGAAACTTCAAAACAGCCATCAGAGTAGAGCCATG tcTCTCCATGGTACTTCAGATTCAAGCCCTGAGCAGAAGAGAAGCAGCAGTGCAAGCCATGAAAGCACATCAGATGCAGTTTTCAAAAGGCCTCGTCTAGAGGCTAATTCCTCACTTACCACATTCAAG GTCCGAAAGGAAAAACTGGGAGATAGAATCACAGCTTTACAACAGCTAGTATCTCCCTTTGGAAAG ACTGACACTGCATCTGTGCTACTGGAAGCCATTGGCTATATTAAATTTCTTCAAGAGCAAGTCCGG GCTCTGAGTATGCCATACATGAAGACTGGATGTAGCAGCACAGCACAAGGG GATCAGAAAGGCTGGGGATCTTCTGAGCAGAAGGACAGCAATGAAGCAAGGCAGGATTTGAGGAGTCGGGGATTGTGCCTTGTTCCTATATCTTGCACGTTGCATGTGGCTAATGACAATGGTGCAGATTACTGGTCACCTTCTCTGGGAGGTACCTATAGATAG
- the LOC131065317 gene encoding transcription factor bHLH68 isoform X3, with the protein MQNNFAPHMNEVLCNSRPLRQDEQQLLNQECDQNHLKKIEEMSGHGPWEMRSQLSSNFQPDDSLNLSNNIAGKQHIPALPNYNLQLLDDRLHNSCTISDMGSWSMSPSSYTHPGIDMSILPPYQPSNVKEEYISMPSYSTSNSSTTFLQGFGPSDSYKINESGLPNMLDSHGNKTIFKSHHLGPMHHDYNIHAAHAFLPPMSSKLSSGLLTFGSNNCLSMPVMDFLNSKPTEIRLHRPHSGYLEGKPKLQNSHQSRAMSLHGTSDSSPEQKRSSSASHESTSDAVFKRPRLEANSSLTTFKVRKEKLGDRITALQQLVSPFGKTDTASVLLEAIGYIKFLQEQVRALSMPYMKTGCSSTAQGDQKGWGSSEQKDSNEARQDLRSRGLCLVPISCTLHVANDNGADYWSPSLGGTYR; encoded by the exons ATGCAGAACAACTTTGCTCCACATATGAATGAAGTACTGTGTAATTCAAGGCCCTTGAGGCAGGATGAGCAGCAGCTATTGAATCAGGAGTGTGATCAAAATCATCtcaagaaaatagaagaaatgtctGGTCATGGTCCTTGGGAGATGAGGAGCCAACTAAGTTCTAATTTTCAACCAGATGATAGTctgaatttatctaacaacatagcAGGAAAGCAGCACATCCCAGCTCTCCCTAATTACAACTTACAACTTCTTGATGACAGGCTGCATAACAGCTGTACTATATCAGATATGGGAAGTTGGTCAATGTCTCCAAGCTCATACACACACCCTGGGATAGACATGTCAATTTTGCCTCCGTATCAACCTAGTAATGTTAAGGAAGAATACATTTCCATGCCCAGTTACAGCACTTCCAATTCTTCTACCACATTCTTACAAGGATTTGGGCCATCAGACTCTTACAAAATCAATGAATCAGGACTACCCAACATGCTGGATTCTCATGGGAACAAGACAATCTTCAAATCCCACCATCTTGGGCCTATGCATCATGACTATAATATCCATGCAGCCCATGCATTTCTTCCTCCTATGTCGTCAAAGCTTTCTTCTGGTCTTCTCACTTTTGGTAGCAACAACTGCTTGAGCATGCCTGTAATGGATTTTCTCAACTCCAAGCCAACAGAAATCAGGCTTCACAGACCACACTCTGGTTACTTGGAAGGAAAACCGAAACTTCAAAACAGCCATCAGAGTAGAGCCATG tcTCTCCATGGTACTTCAGATTCAAGCCCTGAGCAGAAGAGAAGCAGCAGTGCAAGCCATGAAAGCACATCAGATGCAGTTTTCAAAAGGCCTCGTCTAGAGGCTAATTCCTCACTTACCACATTCAAG GTCCGAAAGGAAAAACTGGGAGATAGAATCACAGCTTTACAACAGCTAGTATCTCCCTTTGGAAAG ACTGACACTGCATCTGTGCTACTGGAAGCCATTGGCTATATTAAATTTCTTCAAGAGCAAGTCCGG GCTCTGAGTATGCCATACATGAAGACTGGATGTAGCAGCACAGCACAAGGG GATCAGAAAGGCTGGGGATCTTCTGAGCAGAAGGACAGCAATGAAGCAAGGCAGGATTTGAGGAGTCGGGGATTGTGCCTTGTTCCTATATCTTGCACGTTGCATGTGGCTAATGACAATGGTGCAGATTACTGGTCACCTTCTCTGGGAGGTACCTATAGATAG
- the LOC131065317 gene encoding transcription factor bHLH68 isoform X2: MESNNLGHQELVDHPGSLLDSSVQMGSFGGVPDSQVWSQDFLMDGAGNDQNMQNNFAPHMNEVLCNSRPLRQDEQQLLNQECDQNHLKKIEEMSGHGPWEMRSQLSSNFQPDDSLNLSNNIAGKQHIPALPNYNLQLLDDRLHNSCTISDMGSWSMSPSSYTHPGIDMSILPPYQPSNVKEEYISMPSYSTSNSSTTFLQGFGPSDSYKINESGLPNMLDSHGNKTIFKSHHLGPMHHDYNIHAAHAFLPPMSSKLSSGLLTFGSNNCLSMPVMDFLNSKPTEIRLHRPHSGYLEGKPKLQNSHQSRAMSLHGTSDSSPEQKRSSSASHESTSDAVFKRPRLEANSSLTTFKVRKEKLGDRITALQQLVSPFGKTDTASVLLEAIGYIKFLQEQVRALSMPYMKTGCSSTAQGKGWGSSEQKDSNEARQDLRSRGLCLVPISCTLHVANDNGADYWSPSLGGTYR; this comes from the exons ATGGAATCTAATAACTTGGGTCACCAGGAACTTGTAGATCATCCAGGCTCTTTGCTAGATTCTAGTGTACAGATGGGTTCTTTTGGTGGAGTCCCAGATAGCCAGGTCTGGAGCCAAGATTTTCTCAT GGATGGTGCAGGCAATGATCAAAATATGCAGAACAACTTTGCTCCACATATGAATGAAGTACTGTGTAATTCAAGGCCCTTGAGGCAGGATGAGCAGCAGCTATTGAATCAGGAGTGTGATCAAAATCATCtcaagaaaatagaagaaatgtctGGTCATGGTCCTTGGGAGATGAGGAGCCAACTAAGTTCTAATTTTCAACCAGATGATAGTctgaatttatctaacaacatagcAGGAAAGCAGCACATCCCAGCTCTCCCTAATTACAACTTACAACTTCTTGATGACAGGCTGCATAACAGCTGTACTATATCAGATATGGGAAGTTGGTCAATGTCTCCAAGCTCATACACACACCCTGGGATAGACATGTCAATTTTGCCTCCGTATCAACCTAGTAATGTTAAGGAAGAATACATTTCCATGCCCAGTTACAGCACTTCCAATTCTTCTACCACATTCTTACAAGGATTTGGGCCATCAGACTCTTACAAAATCAATGAATCAGGACTACCCAACATGCTGGATTCTCATGGGAACAAGACAATCTTCAAATCCCACCATCTTGGGCCTATGCATCATGACTATAATATCCATGCAGCCCATGCATTTCTTCCTCCTATGTCGTCAAAGCTTTCTTCTGGTCTTCTCACTTTTGGTAGCAACAACTGCTTGAGCATGCCTGTAATGGATTTTCTCAACTCCAAGCCAACAGAAATCAGGCTTCACAGACCACACTCTGGTTACTTGGAAGGAAAACCGAAACTTCAAAACAGCCATCAGAGTAGAGCCATG tcTCTCCATGGTACTTCAGATTCAAGCCCTGAGCAGAAGAGAAGCAGCAGTGCAAGCCATGAAAGCACATCAGATGCAGTTTTCAAAAGGCCTCGTCTAGAGGCTAATTCCTCACTTACCACATTCAAG GTCCGAAAGGAAAAACTGGGAGATAGAATCACAGCTTTACAACAGCTAGTATCTCCCTTTGGAAAG ACTGACACTGCATCTGTGCTACTGGAAGCCATTGGCTATATTAAATTTCTTCAAGAGCAAGTCCGG GCTCTGAGTATGCCATACATGAAGACTGGATGTAGCAGCACAGCACAAGGG AAAGGCTGGGGATCTTCTGAGCAGAAGGACAGCAATGAAGCAAGGCAGGATTTGAGGAGTCGGGGATTGTGCCTTGTTCCTATATCTTGCACGTTGCATGTGGCTAATGACAATGGTGCAGATTACTGGTCACCTTCTCTGGGAGGTACCTATAGATAG